CTGGGCTACACCGTCTCGTCGCACACGCCCGCGAGCGACGGTGTGTACGTGCGCGCGCTGGCCGACGGGCGCACGACGGCGCTGCTCACCGGCCCCGGTGAGTACAAGGGCCTGACGTTCGACGAGAAGGGCACGGCGGTCGCCTTCGCCAGCGACCACGACGAGCACGCGCGAGAGAAGCCGCGCTTCGCCCTCTACCAGGCGCCGCTCTCCACCCTCCGCATCCGGCGCCTCGTCGGTCCGGAAGGCACCGGCGGCGGGCTGCTCGTGGCGTCCGGCGGCACGCTGCGCTTCTCGGACGACGGGCGGATGCTGGCGTTCGGCGTGGCGCCCGCGCCGCTGGACTCCATCCCCGCGGACTCGCTGGCGGACAAGGCGGTGTTCGACCTGTGGACCTACCGCGACGCGCGCCTCCAGCCACAGCAGAAGGTGGAGGCCGGCGACGACCGCGACCGCTCGCTCGCCGCGGTCTACGACCTCTCCGCCAACCGCTTCCACGTCCTGGGCAGCGACTCGCTCCAGCGCGTGACGGTGGCGGACAACGGGCGCACGGCGGTGGGCCTCAACGGGCTGCCGTATGCCGTCTCCGCCATGTGGGGCGAGGGCGGCAACGACGTGTACGCCTTCGACACGCGCACCGGCGCGCGGCGGCTGGTGGCGCGCAGGGTCCCGTTCGCGGCGCAGCTCTCCACCGGCGGGCGCTACGTGGCCTGGTTCGATGCGGACCGCCACTGGCACGCGCACGAGATCGCCACCGGGCGCAGCGTGGACCTGACGGGCGCGCTGGGCGTGGCGTTCGACCAGGAGACGTGGGACACGCCGGACCAGCCCGCGCCATGGGGCATTGCGGGATGGACGAAGGACGACCGCTCGGTGCTCGTGTACGACCGCTACGACGTGTGGGACATCGACCCGCAGGGCCGCCGCCCGGCGCGCGTGGTCACCGACTCGGTGGGCCGCCGCGGCCACGTCTCGTTCCGCGTGGTCGACCTCGACCCGGACGAGGATGCGATCGACCCCGCGAACCCGCTGCTGCTGCGCGCGTTCGACAACGAGAGCAAGGAGAGCGGCTACTGGCGCGACCGCCTGGGCGTGGCCGCCCTCCCGCAGCGCCTGGTGATGGGCCCGCGCCAGTACGGCCAGGTCGCCAAGGCCGACAGCGCCGGCGTGTACGTGTTCACGCAGCAGACGGTGCGCGACTTCCCCGACCTGTGGGTGAGCGGCGCCACGTTCGCCGACGCGCGCCGCGTCTCCGACGCGAACCCCCAGCAGTCGCGCTACCGCTGGCCCACGGCCGAGCCGGTCCGCTGGCGCAGCGCCGACGGCGTGGAGCTGAAGGGCATCCTCTACAAGCCGGAGGACTTCGACGCGTCGAAGCGGTATCCCATGCTCGTGTACTACTACGAGCAGCTCTCCGACAACCTCTACTCGTACGTGCCGCCGGCCGGCCGCAACGTCATCAACCCCACCGTCTACGCGTCCAACGGCTACCTCGTGTTCGAGCCGGACATCCACTACACCGAGGGCTACCCCGGCCCCAGCGCGGTGAAGTCCATCGTACCCGGCGTGCAGTCGCTGATCGCCCGCGGCATCGTGGATCCGGACGCGGTGGGTCTGCAGGGCCAGTCGTGGGGCGGCTACCAGACCGCGTACATCATCACGCAGACGCCCATGTTCAAGGCGGCGATGGCGGGCGCGCCCGTGGCGAACATGACCAGCGCGTACGGCGGCATCCGCTGGCAGACGGGCCTCGCGCGGGCCTTCCAGTACGAGCGCGGGCAGAGCCGCATCGGCGGGTCGCTGTGGCAGCAGCCCATGCGCTACATCGAGAACTCGCCGCTCTTCTCGGCAGACCGCGTGACCACGCCGCTGCTGATCATGGCCAACGACAACGACGGGTCGGTGCCGTGGTACCAGGGCATCGAGCTGTTCGTGGCGCTGCGGCGGCTGGGCAAGGAGGTGTACCTGATCGACTACAACGGCGACGAGCACAACCCCACCAAGCGGGCCAACCAGATCGACATCTCGGTGCGCATGCAGCAGTTCTTCGACCACCACCTGCGTGGCCGCCCCGCGCCGGAGTGGATGACGGCCGGCATCCCCTTCCTCCAGAAGGGCCGCGACCAGCTCGCCCAGCCCGCGCAGGTCACCACCACGCCCGCGGGCGAGCCACCCGCGCCCACGCCCGGCGCGACCACCACTGGCGCCGCCGCCCCGCAGCCGGCATCGGCCACCCAGCCGGCCCCGCCGATGTGATCGGCCGATGCCCGTCGGATGGCACGAACGGGCGAACGAATGCCGGTAGATGCGGAAGCGCCGCGCGGCCCCTCGGGATCGCGCGGCACTTCGCCGGTGAGTGGCCGAAAGACACGAATGCACCAGCACGGTCCGCGAGTGAACGCTTAGATGGCTCACTAGAGTAGTCAACGATAGATTACATTGTAGTGATTTTCATCCCGACCTCCCGGACTCCCCTTTACAAAGTTATCTTCCATGAGAGACGAATCCCTCTTGTGCTTACCGGCGAGTGGCGGTGGTCGATCCAATGATTGAATGGATCACGCTCCTTGCTGAGCCTAAGAGGGTTAGAGAGCCAAACGGATTGGTCTACAGCACGGCACCTCGTGAGGCTCTCGCTACGGATGGGAAGACCTACATCATCAAGGGTCCGGAACTCCCGGTCGTGTTCGCCGAGCACGCCGGGTACTCGCTTGCTGAATGTTTGGGCCTGCCGGTTCCCGAGCACGCGTTGTGCTCTACTCCCCAAGGAATCGTGTTCGCCTCACGCAAGCTGCCGCTGCGCTTCGCAGGAGACGATATGTTCGCGACGGGTTCAGTTGTGAATCCAGAGCTCCTGTCGTTCCTCTCGGCGTTCGACGTGTGGATCGCAAACGAGGATCGCAACGTCAACAATTTCGTTGGTGATTATGAAGGGAGGGGAACAAAGCTCTTCGCGATTGATTTCGAGAAGGCGCACGCATTGAACGGACGTATGGATCTATTCAGCGTTACCGCTCGGCCGCCACGGGAGATGATGCCGCGAGAGGGTCTAGGGGCGCGCTGCAAGGGCCAGCCGTTTCCCACGGAGATGTGCGACCGGATTGCGCAGAATACAAACACGTTAGACCGGATTGTAGATAATTGGCACAGTGATCTTGGACTCTCACGTATCACATGGGCAGATCGGGCGCGGTCTATCCTGACGCAAAGAGCGCAGCGCATCAGCAGCCTCGTGCAGGAGGCGTGGCGATGACAGACCAGAGGCTTCCCCGCTATTGGTACTCAGTGGTTTCCGCTCTCCCTGATCCCGAAGCCGGTGATCGGGTAAGTGTTGCGATTATCGTTGGAGACGCGCGAAGGGCTCAGGTCGACTTTCTGGAGAATCTTCCGAAACTCGCATGTCTTGCCCCGACCGGCACGCTCTCGATGTATAAGAGCATCCTCCAGGCCATTCAATCTCGGGTCGAAAACCCTTCTCAATTTTGGGGTTTGGCAGCCACTATCGGTCCGCACTTTGATCTTTCCACTCCGCGGGAGTTGTATGCGGCTCCTGACGGCCGAGTTCGACGCCACCTAATAAACCACTATCTTCGCATCGAAGGGACGCGTAGTCGGGGAACTCGGTTTTCTCCTCAGAACGAAGCATCACATCGGCTAGATCGCTTCTTGTTGTCTGCCGTTCCTGGTGCTCTAATCGAAAAGATTGCGACGGTCGAGCGTCTTTTCCCCGAGCTTGGGGACGATGTATTTCCAGCGCCTGTGCCGCG
This window of the Longimicrobiaceae bacterium genome carries:
- a CDS encoding prolyl oligopeptidase family serine peptidase, whose product is MRRSALFALALALAAAPAQAQQPAARRALAPADFDQWRSVRNETLSPDGRWVVYSLVPQVGDGEVVARSTQGGAEYRHTRGFIGRPQTRPGALGPNAGYNAPRAQVTADSRFAVFTVDPPRAEWERAQRAHKKPAEMPKASLAVMSLADGRVTLFPRVKSFKLSKGSGRWLAYLLEADSASARRDSAAAKPDSATRAAAPAAAASPGGTPRPVATDTAKGKKKDYGSTLVLRDLSTGTETRIADVVAYSLDDSGRWLGYTVSSHTPASDGVYVRALADGRTTALLTGPGEYKGLTFDEKGTAVAFASDHDEHAREKPRFALYQAPLSTLRIRRLVGPEGTGGGLLVASGGTLRFSDDGRMLAFGVAPAPLDSIPADSLADKAVFDLWTYRDARLQPQQKVEAGDDRDRSLAAVYDLSANRFHVLGSDSLQRVTVADNGRTAVGLNGLPYAVSAMWGEGGNDVYAFDTRTGARRLVARRVPFAAQLSTGGRYVAWFDADRHWHAHEIATGRSVDLTGALGVAFDQETWDTPDQPAPWGIAGWTKDDRSVLVYDRYDVWDIDPQGRRPARVVTDSVGRRGHVSFRVVDLDPDEDAIDPANPLLLRAFDNESKESGYWRDRLGVAALPQRLVMGPRQYGQVAKADSAGVYVFTQQTVRDFPDLWVSGATFADARRVSDANPQQSRYRWPTAEPVRWRSADGVELKGILYKPEDFDASKRYPMLVYYYEQLSDNLYSYVPPAGRNVINPTVYASNGYLVFEPDIHYTEGYPGPSAVKSIVPGVQSLIARGIVDPDAVGLQGQSWGGYQTAYIITQTPMFKAAMAGAPVANMTSAYGGIRWQTGLARAFQYERGQSRIGGSLWQQPMRYIENSPLFSADRVTTPLLIMANDNDGSVPWYQGIELFVALRRLGKEVYLIDYNGDEHNPTKRANQIDISVRMQQFFDHHLRGRPAPEWMTAGIPFLQKGRDQLAQPAQVTTTPAGEPPAPTPGATTTGAAAPQPASATQPAPPM
- a CDS encoding HipA family kinase, with the translated sequence MIEWITLLAEPKRVREPNGLVYSTAPREALATDGKTYIIKGPELPVVFAEHAGYSLAECLGLPVPEHALCSTPQGIVFASRKLPLRFAGDDMFATGSVVNPELLSFLSAFDVWIANEDRNVNNFVGDYEGRGTKLFAIDFEKAHALNGRMDLFSVTARPPREMMPREGLGARCKGQPFPTEMCDRIAQNTNTLDRIVDNWHSDLGLSRITWADRARSILTQRAQRISSLVQEAWR